One Devosia lacusdianchii genomic window carries:
- a CDS encoding ABC transporter permease gives MSARRPLPRWADVALLPAINLLLAFLVSGLVVLMIGENPLHALQVIFYGAFGYGDGFGYTLYYATNFIFTGLAVAVAAHAGLFNIGGDGQAYVAGLGAIVVALALDQTHWLLVMPLAVLAAAAVGGFWAFVPGWLQAKRGSHVVITTIMFNFIAAALMVYMVNRVLKPATTMAPESETIEVGGRVPQLREFFSFFGYSPVNLSIVIAVIALIGVYILVWHTKFGYAMRVLGANPTASRYAGISNSKMIMITMTISGALAGMVAINEVMGVQNRLVLDYVAGAGFVGIAVALMGRNHPVGIALAAMLFGALYQGGQELQFVIPGITREMIVVIQALVILFTGAMEGLFRPALERTFMLLTPEQKADAVAVSTAKTES, from the coding sequence ATGAGCGCCCGCAGACCCCTTCCGCGCTGGGCCGACGTGGCCCTGCTACCCGCCATCAATCTCCTCCTGGCTTTCCTCGTCTCCGGCCTCGTCGTGCTGATGATCGGCGAGAACCCACTGCATGCCCTGCAGGTCATCTTCTATGGCGCCTTCGGCTATGGCGATGGCTTCGGCTACACGCTCTATTATGCCACCAATTTCATCTTCACCGGCCTTGCCGTGGCGGTCGCCGCCCATGCCGGGCTGTTCAATATCGGTGGTGACGGGCAGGCCTATGTGGCCGGGCTCGGGGCTATCGTCGTGGCGTTGGCGCTCGATCAGACCCATTGGCTGCTTGTCATGCCGCTGGCCGTTCTGGCCGCGGCGGCGGTGGGTGGTTTCTGGGCCTTCGTGCCCGGCTGGTTGCAGGCCAAGCGCGGCAGCCACGTGGTCATCACGACCATCATGTTCAACTTCATCGCCGCGGCGCTGATGGTCTACATGGTCAATCGCGTGCTCAAGCCCGCCACCACCATGGCCCCGGAATCCGAGACCATCGAGGTCGGCGGCCGCGTACCGCAATTGCGCGAATTCTTCTCGTTCTTCGGCTATTCGCCTGTGAACCTCTCCATCGTCATCGCCGTCATCGCGTTGATCGGGGTCTATATCCTCGTCTGGCACACCAAGTTCGGCTATGCCATGCGCGTACTCGGCGCCAATCCGACGGCGTCGCGCTATGCCGGCATTTCCAACTCCAAGATGATCATGATCACCATGACCATATCCGGCGCACTGGCCGGCATGGTGGCGATCAACGAAGTCATGGGCGTGCAGAACCGCCTGGTGCTCGATTATGTCGCCGGCGCTGGCTTCGTCGGCATTGCCGTGGCGCTGATGGGGCGCAACCACCCCGTGGGTATTGCGCTGGCGGCGATGCTGTTCGGCGCGCTCTATCAGGGTGGGCAGGAACTGCAGTTCGTCATTCCAGGCATTACGCGCGAGATGATCGTCGTCATCCAGGCCCTGGTCATCCTCTTCACTGGCGCCATGGAAGGTCTTTTCCGTCCGGCGCTGGAGCGCACCTTCATGCTGCTGACGCCCGAACAAAAGGCCGACGCCGTTGCGGTTTCGACCGCCAAGACGGAGAGCTGA
- a CDS encoding ABC transporter permease has protein sequence MDFAVLLSILDATLRLSTPLLLACLAGLYSERAGVFDIGLEGKMLFAAFGAAAVAAITGSMWLGLLAGISVSLATALLQGVAAISLKGNQLIAGVGINMLAAGLTTFLGQTWFHQGGRTPPLGDGGRFPQITLPFANELAGVPILGPIYAELISGHYLLVYIAFLAVPITAYVLYRTRFGLRLRAVGENPKAVDTAGISVIKLRYQAVLITGLLCGFAGAYFSIAQGSGFGNNMTAGKGFIALAALIFAKWKPVPAMFTCLLFGFLDALQIRLQNFELPVIGVVPVQAIQALPYVLTVILLAGFIGKAVGPKAGGVAYTKER, from the coding sequence ATGGATTTCGCGGTTCTCCTCTCCATCCTCGATGCCACGCTCCGCCTCTCGACGCCGCTGTTGCTGGCGTGTCTGGCCGGGCTCTATTCCGAGCGGGCCGGCGTCTTCGACATCGGCCTCGAAGGCAAGATGCTGTTCGCCGCCTTTGGCGCTGCCGCTGTCGCCGCCATCACCGGCTCGATGTGGCTGGGTCTGCTTGCCGGTATCAGCGTGTCGCTGGCCACGGCGCTCCTGCAAGGCGTCGCCGCCATCTCGCTCAAGGGCAACCAACTCATAGCTGGTGTCGGCATCAACATGCTGGCCGCCGGTCTCACCACCTTCCTCGGCCAGACCTGGTTCCACCAGGGCGGCCGCACCCCGCCGCTCGGCGATGGCGGCCGTTTCCCCCAGATCACGCTGCCCTTTGCCAATGAACTGGCCGGCGTGCCGATCCTGGGGCCAATCTATGCCGAGCTGATCTCCGGCCATTACCTGCTGGTCTATATCGCCTTCCTGGCAGTGCCGATCACTGCCTATGTGCTCTATCGCACCCGTTTCGGACTGCGCTTGCGCGCCGTGGGCGAAAACCCCAAGGCCGTCGACACGGCCGGTATTTCCGTGATCAAGCTGCGCTATCAAGCGGTGCTGATCACCGGCCTGCTCTGCGGCTTTGCTGGCGCCTATTTCTCGATCGCCCAGGGTTCGGGCTTCGGCAATAACATGACGGCAGGTAAGGGCTTCATCGCGCTGGCCGCGCTGATCTTCGCCAAGTGGAAGCCAGTGCCGGCCATGTTCACCTGCCTGCTGTTCGGCTTCCTCGATGCCCTGCAGATCCGTTTGCAGAATTTCGAGCTGCCGGTCATCGGCGTGGTCCCGGTGCAGGCTATCCAGGCGCTGCCCTATGTGCTGACTGTCATTCTGCTGGCCGGGTTCATCGGCAAGGCCGTGGGCCCCAAGGCCGGCGGCGTGGCCTATACCAAAGAGCGATGA
- a CDS encoding cytidine deaminase: MAKTSTDQALFEAAEAIRAKAYAPYSRFHVGAAILADDGKIYAGCNIENAAYPQGNCAEASAISAMVAGGGKRITRIYVTGPGAAPVTPCGGCRQRIREFADLDVEIISHGVDGTPLVTTLAQLLPHSFGPEFLPK, encoded by the coding sequence ATGGCGAAAACGTCGACCGATCAGGCCTTGTTCGAGGCCGCCGAAGCCATTCGCGCCAAGGCCTATGCGCCCTATTCGCGCTTCCATGTCGGCGCCGCTATCCTGGCCGATGACGGCAAGATCTATGCCGGCTGCAATATCGAAAATGCGGCCTACCCGCAGGGCAATTGCGCCGAGGCCTCGGCCATTTCGGCGATGGTCGCCGGCGGCGGCAAGCGTATCACCCGCATCTACGTCACCGGACCTGGTGCGGCCCCGGTTACGCCCTGCGGCGGCTGCCGCCAGCGCATCCGCGAATTCGCTGATCTCGATGTCGAGATCATCTCCCATGGCGTCGACGGCACCCCGCTTGTCACCACGCTTGCACAATTGCTGCCGCATAGTTTCGGCCCGGAGTTTCTCCCCAAATGA
- a CDS encoding purine-nucleoside phosphorylase — protein MTKASKTIQKIAGKEPIAAAIVLGSGLSAIGDLLGDKVAIPYSELKGFPGAGVSGHGRDLLIGTMGGKRVAVLTGREHYYEHGNAAAMRPALEAMSDLGAQTLLLTNSAGSLDERFRPGDLMLISDHINYAGMNPLIGEPTDRRFVNMVDCYAPDLRAKAQGLAERMDIKLGEGIYLWYSGPSFETIAEIQMAIRLGANAVGMSTAPEVILGRFLGMKVWACSSITNMGAGLSTENISHEHTKTMAVQGAAKLKQLIPALVEEL, from the coding sequence ATGACCAAAGCGTCCAAGACGATCCAGAAGATCGCGGGCAAAGAACCGATCGCTGCCGCCATCGTGCTGGGCTCGGGCCTGTCGGCAATCGGCGACCTGCTCGGCGACAAGGTCGCCATTCCCTATTCCGAACTCAAGGGCTTTCCCGGCGCCGGCGTCTCCGGCCATGGTCGCGACCTCCTGATCGGCACCATGGGCGGCAAGCGCGTCGCCGTCCTCACCGGCCGCGAGCACTATTACGAACATGGCAATGCCGCCGCCATGCGCCCGGCGCTCGAAGCCATGTCCGACCTCGGCGCGCAAACCCTGCTGCTGACCAATTCGGCCGGCTCGCTCGATGAGCGCTTCCGCCCCGGCGACCTGATGCTGATTTCCGATCACATCAACTATGCCGGCATGAACCCGCTGATCGGTGAACCCACCGACCGCCGCTTTGTGAACATGGTCGATTGCTATGCCCCTGACCTGCGCGCCAAGGCACAGGGCCTGGCCGAGCGCATGGACATCAAGCTCGGCGAAGGCATCTACCTCTGGTATTCCGGCCCCAGCTTTGAAACCATCGCCGAAATCCAGATGGCGATCCGGCTGGGCGCCAATGCCGTTGGCATGTCGACGGCACCCGAAGTCATTCTCGGGCGTTTCCTGGGAATGAAAGTCTGGGCCTGCTCGTCCATTACCAATATGGGCGCGGGCCTCTCGACCGAAAACATCAGCCATGAGCACACCAAGACCATGGCGGTACAAGGCGCGGCCAAGCTGAAACAGCTAATACCCGCGCTGGTGGAGGAGCTATGA
- the deoC gene encoding deoxyribose-phosphate aldolase: MSLRVVDNSQHHIPHKRNPGFPLDLDWVERVRMNRSALERRAGSIGARRTVKKDYQLAWLLKAITLIDLTTLNSDDTDGRVERLCAKARHPLRQDILDKLDIGGLRILPGAVCVYHSFVKTAVNALEGTGIPVAAVSTAFPHGLAPIETKLKEIEMSVADGAKEIDIVIERGMVLRGDWQALYDQVRAFRKACGDAHIKTILGTGELATQTNIAKASLVCMMAGADFIKTSTGKEKVNANLVTSLTMIRMIRWFAEETGIEIGYKPAGGIAHTKDALNYMALMKEELGTHWLQPHLFRFGASSLLTDIERQLEHGLTGHYSADYRQPMV, translated from the coding sequence ATGAGCCTGCGTGTCGTCGACAACAGCCAGCATCACATTCCGCACAAGCGCAATCCCGGCTTCCCGCTCGATCTCGATTGGGTCGAACGCGTCCGCATGAACCGCTCGGCGCTGGAACGCCGCGCCGGCTCTATCGGCGCGCGCCGCACGGTCAAGAAGGACTATCAGCTCGCCTGGCTGCTCAAGGCCATCACGCTGATCGACCTGACGACGCTCAATTCCGACGATACGGACGGGCGCGTCGAGCGCCTCTGCGCCAAGGCGCGCCATCCGCTACGCCAGGATATTCTCGACAAGCTCGATATCGGTGGCCTACGCATCCTGCCGGGCGCCGTCTGTGTCTACCATAGCTTCGTCAAGACCGCGGTGAATGCGCTCGAAGGCACCGGCATTCCGGTGGCTGCCGTGTCGACGGCCTTCCCACATGGCCTTGCACCCATCGAGACCAAGCTCAAGGAAATCGAGATGTCGGTGGCCGACGGGGCCAAGGAAATCGACATCGTCATCGAACGCGGCATGGTTTTGCGCGGCGACTGGCAGGCGCTCTACGATCAGGTAAGGGCCTTCCGCAAGGCCTGTGGCGACGCTCACATCAAGACCATTCTGGGCACGGGCGAACTCGCCACCCAGACCAATATCGCCAAGGCGAGCCTAGTCTGCATGATGGCCGGCGCCGATTTCATCAAGACCTCCACGGGCAAGGAAAAGGTCAACGCCAACCTCGTGACGTCGCTGACCATGATCCGCATGATCCGCTGGTTCGCCGAGGAAACCGGCATCGAAATCGGCTACAAGCCCGCCGGTGGCATCGCCCACACTAAGGACGCGCTCAACTACATGGCGCTGATGAAGGAAGAGCTGGGCACCCACTGGCTGCAGCCACATCTGTTCCGGTTTGGTGCGAGTAGCCTGCTGACCGATATCGAGCGGCAGCTGGAGCATGGGCTGACCGGGCACTATTCGGCCGACTATCGCCAGCCGATGGTTTGA